The proteins below come from a single Leptospiraceae bacterium genomic window:
- a CDS encoding ATP-binding protein: MTFSENKIAECIIRSKIGLETLVSSAFTSILSMKIQDAGKIAQIRIAIHEACINAMEHGNGFDADKMITCEIFEEPNMFSIHIHDEGNKSYLPDPSNLPTKEEMQQKIEKAGRRNKQNRGMGRFLIHYFADEVEYLVSPSNGTCIVLKTYIEE, translated from the coding sequence ATGACTTTTTCTGAAAATAAAATAGCAGAATGTATAATAAGATCTAAGATTGGATTGGAAACTTTAGTTTCTTCAGCGTTCACTTCCATACTTTCAATGAAAATTCAAGATGCAGGTAAAATCGCTCAAATAAGAATAGCGATTCACGAAGCTTGTATAAATGCTATGGAACATGGAAATGGGTTTGATGCTGATAAAATGATAACATGCGAAATTTTTGAAGAGCCAAATATGTTTTCTATTCATATCCATGATGAAGGAAACAAATCTTATTTACCTGATCCAAGCAATCTTCCAACAAAAGAAGAAATGCAACAGAAAATTGAAAAGGCAGGACGCCGTAATAAGCAGAATCGTGGCATGGGTAGGTTTTTGATTCATTATTTTGCGGATGAAGTAGAATATCTTGTAAGTCCTTCGAACGGGACTTGCATAGTATTGAAAACATATATAGAAGAGTAA
- a CDS encoding STAS domain-containing protein, with the protein MAAVIEHKILDTNNAIMVLQGKIDNTTDDEINSAFDELLEKKMTNIILDFTKVHYLNSTGIATIMGIAKELSDDGKKTHIVNLNQDSRMMFEAIGLNRWVKYFSSVDEALKAFK; encoded by the coding sequence ATGGCTGCCGTTATTGAACATAAAATACTGGATACAAATAATGCAATTATGGTTTTACAAGGTAAAATTGATAATACTACAGACGATGAAATTAATTCTGCATTTGATGAGCTATTAGAAAAAAAAATGACGAATATCATTCTAGATTTTACCAAAGTGCATTATTTGAATAGCACTGGTATTGCAACAATAATGGGTATTGCTAAAGAATTGTCCGACGATGGAAAAAAAACTCATATAGTAAACTTGAACCAAGATTCTAGAATGATGTTTGAGGCGATCGGGTTAAATAGGTGGGTCAAATATTTTTCAAGTGTAGATGAAGCTTTAAAAGCTTTTAAATAA